The following are encoded in a window of Persicobacter psychrovividus genomic DNA:
- a CDS encoding T9SS type A sorting domain-containing protein, whose amino-acid sequence MKLSLHPSMKGLMRLTYMVMLSFILPTTLFAQDPSNCEDAIEFTESITLPLAPGGNWYKLISPIDGYIHLTANEHFISFVYPNCQTDKVDDYLSGKDQRIKCQKGQVFLFKCQNYNNDALELSIDFRSIVGGEFCDLAIPVDAGENITNSTHTSTYYTFTPETNGQISIVSDPNMTFYLKSSCNGNDEYVSPSRNIKYDVFAGESIYLEANPNSITTDFEWKLIFHDQENLEPSCLNAIAVQHGETVDFPRDQTAQYYSISLEEDKLLTIDAEGQSHLNIQVKESCTNSGYFNSLPFEKNLSKGNYLIFLGLENGTSIEEDFPITFNLSEPMEKEIGSCSNPLPLKIGANEVPKDIWEVYYTFTPETDGILHFNPEQVNWIIFGKDCKGHKTHTTHDILLKAGDQYIFNPGFINRVESFDITFESKQNLPTHCANAQVLPIDSLTINGNEITPEFYRFEATSDGVLVFHNAADIRIEVGTCDEFNFSTPRFAVKKGEQIDFKFYKSLQKNKKIFIEYRPIEEGDLCENAQPYHLGENVVGNEQYWRFTAPQDDFYQFSATLAKPSNGINTMQTYFYLDCFNEQPSYRQNNNFTRSVELLGEYDISSSDIFFLRKGEEIIAYSDQLHRQDTIKISSTIAETKETCATAMEFELGDTLALLENNWRANYFKYTAAFSGLLNLEFIGSSKNIGLHVKNSCDATYQTGSYMYSDSPFYVEQGKTYYFEGKRYLNNINQKIRFTKGDENHGSCTQSLPLIPQIYELTEHTVFFEYLAPANGIISIGNCNLSRDNKLSIYTFTGSCELLINGRSASSITTCAYGNTEHYSVTAGETYYFKVKNHDKNAIGKIQVEIELENQPLKGIISVNGTPQFGEAITALVDEINVTDYTGEWYKFDTPTGITTNTLTLDESLLYANLKYVVTSSEKDGVIASKASYAKIFEQNKPNIPEAEKIDANHITLKEQPFMEYRIEGEGWQRSTEFPDLAEGETYNFYQRVYASAVSKRSDASEALAVVTRPLGADKPQIALLAYPNPTTNILNIEVANPSSVQLISMAGTVLIEQFVDAEGKINVSHLAPGLYIIRALDGENEFTGRIVIE is encoded by the coding sequence ATGAAACTATCTTTACATCCTTCAATGAAAGGGTTAATGAGATTAACATACATGGTTATGCTCTCATTTATTTTACCTACTACCCTATTTGCTCAAGATCCATCTAATTGCGAAGACGCAATAGAATTTACGGAATCCATCACACTGCCGCTTGCCCCTGGAGGTAATTGGTACAAACTTATTTCTCCTATTGATGGCTACATTCACCTAACTGCTAATGAGCATTTTATAAGCTTTGTTTACCCAAACTGTCAAACTGATAAAGTGGATGACTATTTATCTGGAAAAGATCAGCGTATCAAATGCCAAAAAGGGCAAGTTTTTTTGTTTAAGTGCCAAAACTACAATAACGACGCTCTTGAACTGAGTATTGATTTTCGGTCAATAGTTGGAGGCGAATTTTGTGATTTAGCCATTCCTGTAGATGCTGGTGAAAACATCACCAACTCAACACATACTTCAACTTATTATACCTTCACTCCTGAAACTAATGGGCAAATATCAATTGTTTCAGATCCGAATATGACCTTCTACCTCAAATCATCTTGCAATGGTAATGACGAATACGTTAGCCCTTCTCGAAACATAAAATATGATGTCTTCGCAGGAGAAAGCATCTATTTAGAAGCCAATCCCAATTCCATTACCACAGATTTTGAATGGAAATTAATTTTCCACGACCAGGAAAACTTGGAGCCATCTTGTTTGAATGCCATTGCTGTGCAGCATGGGGAAACAGTAGATTTCCCAAGGGATCAAACGGCTCAATATTATTCCATAAGCCTTGAGGAGGACAAATTATTGACCATTGATGCAGAAGGGCAAAGTCATTTGAATATCCAAGTAAAAGAATCTTGTACCAATAGCGGATATTTTAATAGTCTTCCTTTTGAGAAGAATTTATCAAAAGGCAATTACCTCATTTTCTTAGGCTTAGAAAATGGAACAAGCATAGAAGAAGATTTTCCGATTACCTTCAATCTATCCGAACCAATGGAAAAGGAAATTGGATCATGTTCCAACCCACTGCCTCTAAAGATCGGAGCGAATGAAGTACCAAAAGATATTTGGGAAGTCTATTATACATTTACACCTGAAACCGACGGTATATTACACTTCAATCCAGAACAGGTTAACTGGATTATATTTGGCAAAGATTGCAAAGGCCATAAAACACATACCACACATGATATTTTGCTCAAGGCGGGTGATCAGTATATATTTAATCCTGGCTTCATTAATAGGGTTGAGTCATTTGACATTACTTTTGAGTCAAAGCAAAACTTACCAACACATTGCGCTAATGCTCAGGTATTACCAATAGACTCTTTGACGATTAACGGAAATGAAATAACGCCTGAATTTTATCGATTTGAAGCAACATCAGATGGAGTATTGGTCTTTCACAATGCAGCAGACATCAGAATTGAGGTGGGAACTTGCGATGAATTTAACTTTTCTACTCCTCGATTTGCGGTAAAGAAAGGGGAGCAGATTGATTTTAAATTTTATAAATCCCTTCAAAAAAATAAAAAGATTTTCATTGAATACAGACCTATCGAGGAAGGTGACCTATGTGAAAATGCTCAACCTTACCATTTGGGTGAAAATGTGGTGGGGAATGAACAATACTGGAGGTTTACAGCACCACAGGATGATTTTTATCAATTTTCAGCAACTCTGGCCAAACCAAGTAATGGCATTAACACCATGCAAACTTATTTCTATCTGGATTGCTTTAATGAACAACCTTCATATCGACAAAATAATAACTTCACTCGAAGTGTTGAACTTTTAGGTGAATACGACATCAGTTCGAGTGATATATTCTTTTTAAGAAAAGGTGAAGAAATAATCGCCTATTCAGACCAATTACATCGACAAGACACCATTAAGATCAGTTCAACCATCGCTGAAACAAAAGAAACGTGTGCAACCGCTATGGAATTTGAACTGGGTGATACCTTAGCTTTGCTGGAGAACAACTGGAGGGCCAACTATTTCAAATACACCGCCGCATTTAGTGGACTGCTAAATCTGGAGTTCATAGGATCATCCAAAAACATCGGCTTGCATGTTAAAAATTCATGTGATGCAACTTATCAAACAGGTAGTTATATGTATTCAGATTCTCCTTTCTATGTAGAACAGGGCAAGACCTATTACTTTGAAGGGAAAAGATATCTTAATAATATCAACCAAAAGATTCGTTTTACAAAAGGGGATGAAAACCATGGAAGCTGTACGCAGAGCCTCCCCTTAATTCCTCAAATCTATGAGTTGACAGAGCATACGGTATTTTTTGAATACTTGGCACCAGCAAATGGAATAATTTCGATTGGAAATTGTAACCTCTCACGAGATAATAAGCTCTCTATTTATACATTTACAGGAAGTTGTGAACTATTAATCAATGGCCGTAGCGCTTCATCCATCACAACTTGTGCCTATGGTAACACAGAGCATTATTCTGTCACGGCAGGAGAGACTTATTATTTTAAGGTGAAAAATCACGATAAAAACGCCATTGGAAAGATTCAGGTCGAAATCGAGTTGGAGAATCAGCCTTTAAAAGGAATAATTAGCGTAAATGGAACACCTCAATTTGGAGAGGCGATTACCGCCTTGGTTGATGAAATTAATGTGACTGATTATACTGGAGAATGGTATAAGTTCGATACACCAACAGGCATTACGACTAACACTTTAACCTTAGATGAAAGCCTGCTTTATGCAAACCTTAAATACGTGGTAACTTCTTCTGAGAAAGATGGAGTGATTGCTTCCAAAGCATCCTACGCAAAAATATTCGAGCAAAATAAGCCTAACATACCAGAAGCAGAAAAAATAGATGCCAACCACATTACTTTAAAAGAACAACCCTTCATGGAATACCGCATTGAAGGCGAAGGCTGGCAACGAAGCACGGAGTTCCCTGATCTTGCAGAAGGAGAAACTTACAACTTCTATCAGCGCGTCTATGCGAGTGCGGTATCCAAAAGATCAGATGCTTCAGAAGCCTTGGCGGTAGTAACCCGACCACTTGGTGCGGACAAACCACAAATTGCACTTTTAGCGTATCCGAACCCAACGACAAACATCCTGAATATCGAGGTGGCGAACCCGTCGAGCGTTCAGCTGATTTCGATGGCGGGAACGGTATTGATTGAGCAGTTTGTTGATGCCGAAGGCAAGATCAATGTAAGCCATCTTGCTCCTGGGCTTTATATCATCAGAGCACTGGACGGTGAAAATGAATTTACGGGAAGAATTGTGATTGAGTAG
- a CDS encoding SDR family oxidoreductase has translation MKPVALITGASSGIGKALARIHAAQGGDLVIIARSEGKLLELKEELSQKHQIAVKVIVKDLTDANAPQEIYDEVQASGISIDFLINNAGFGGVGKFHQRAWEDDLAMINLNIVALSALTRLFLPDMVKRNAGKILNVSSTASLVPGPLQAVYYATKAYVTSFSNAIAQELHDTKVTVTNLMPGATATGFGEISGMDKTALFDETADADQVALDAYSGMINGKLDVITGLKTSQKIMLKMAPFVPKKLILKQVHSAQKSKE, from the coding sequence ATGAAACCAGTCGCATTAATTACAGGAGCATCAAGCGGGATCGGCAAAGCCCTGGCCCGCATCCATGCCGCTCAGGGTGGAGATTTAGTGATCATTGCCCGAAGTGAAGGTAAATTACTCGAACTCAAGGAGGAACTTTCCCAGAAACATCAAATTGCCGTCAAAGTCATTGTGAAGGACCTCACTGACGCCAATGCCCCCCAGGAAATATACGATGAGGTGCAGGCCAGTGGCATTTCCATAGATTTCCTGATCAACAACGCTGGTTTTGGCGGTGTCGGCAAATTTCATCAGCGGGCATGGGAAGACGATCTGGCGATGATCAACCTTAACATTGTGGCCCTATCGGCCCTCACCCGCCTTTTTCTGCCAGACATGGTCAAAAGAAATGCTGGAAAAATATTGAACGTTTCCTCCACGGCCTCTTTGGTGCCTGGCCCTTTGCAAGCGGTGTACTATGCCACAAAAGCCTATGTTACCTCTTTCAGCAATGCCATCGCACAAGAATTGCATGACACCAAAGTAACGGTTACCAACCTGATGCCTGGTGCAACAGCTACAGGTTTTGGGGAAATTTCTGGCATGGACAAAACGGCCCTATTCGACGAAACCGCCGACGCCGATCAGGTAGCACTCGATGCTTACTCAGGCATGATCAATGGTAAACTCGACGTAATCACAGGGCTGAAAACCAGTCAGAAAATCATGCTCAAAATGGCGCCCTTCGTTCCCAAAAAATTGATCCTGAAGCAGGTTCACAGCGCACAGAAAAGTAAAGAATGA
- a CDS encoding glycoside hydrolase family 2 TIM barrel-domain containing protein: protein MKYFLLSLLAVCLLPFQGICQTSSFNGGWSFALSDASGHPNAKMEAIHIPHTYNLDAYKTKDYYRGYAVYEKQFTIDKAEAGRLHYLHFEGVNSKAQVFLNDQLLGAHQGGYTAFNIALDKALKFGATNRLKVVVNNENKNLAPLSGDFTIFGGIYRDVWMVSKAKTHFDLDQLGGWGGIIRTPKVSASQASLSFEGKINSAQSQNLKMEVVLTAPDGSKVMAKTFKKYFHKGTKSWHVEMPTVNKPQLWSPDSPLLYHLTATLKDRHGRTLDTFSHQVGFRWFAINAQNQFELNGAPLKLIGASRHQDKAPYGIAVSDEQHFADMKMIKDMGGNFTRLAHYPQDPAVLDACDRLGIIVWQEIPLVDIMSKNEAFTSSATNMLKEMIEQYRNNPSIAIWGLMNEACIQVKYRIKKKEPRDLFCLWTAKFGKSLNKLAKEEDPSRLTAMAFNEDINYDRYGMSGIADITGWNLYPGWYGGQLKGFEHFIAEQHRLFPHRALFISEFGAGSDARIHANNPQKFDFSMEYQQKYLEHYLKVIQNTDYIMGGSVWNLADFSSASRQESMVHINNKGLVHLDHTPKDVYYFLQACLVKDRPIVHIATDDWANRTQVTEGDRAKIEVKVYTNQNHLSLFVNGIDHGERTVRNHIARWKMQNKSGVYQLIAAKNRTMDVATLSLNNIPAKLKKGAPVNIHINAGSSVIYTDHAKTTWFADRAYSEGGWGFIGGEHFKQGDRNGTVATIKDTDEQPLFQTARIGDFSYKFDVAPGTYQLALNFADLSNWGPQSAYLLNNQQGQQTKVGAIDVEINGKVVLKNFTPAQVVGGHRALVKKLLIQNDQQQLNIKITGSNGQAFLNGLSLISK, encoded by the coding sequence ATGAAGTATTTTTTATTAAGCTTACTGGCCGTTTGTCTGCTTCCCTTTCAGGGAATATGCCAAACATCGTCATTCAATGGCGGATGGAGCTTTGCGCTGAGTGATGCCTCGGGGCACCCCAACGCCAAGATGGAAGCCATCCATATTCCGCACACTTACAATCTGGATGCCTACAAAACGAAGGATTATTATCGTGGGTATGCCGTTTATGAAAAGCAATTCACCATCGACAAGGCGGAAGCTGGCCGATTGCACTATTTACACTTCGAGGGTGTCAACTCCAAAGCTCAGGTATTTTTGAACGACCAACTTCTTGGGGCGCACCAAGGAGGCTATACGGCCTTCAATATTGCACTGGATAAAGCCCTGAAATTTGGGGCAACCAACAGGCTGAAAGTTGTGGTGAACAATGAAAATAAAAACCTGGCACCGCTATCGGGGGATTTCACCATCTTCGGGGGGATCTATCGCGATGTATGGATGGTTTCCAAAGCCAAAACGCACTTTGACCTTGATCAGCTTGGTGGCTGGGGAGGAATCATTCGCACGCCAAAAGTAAGCGCCTCTCAGGCTTCACTTTCTTTTGAAGGTAAAATTAACAGCGCACAATCGCAGAACCTGAAAATGGAGGTGGTCCTGACTGCCCCTGACGGATCAAAGGTGATGGCGAAAACTTTCAAAAAGTATTTCCATAAAGGCACGAAATCCTGGCACGTAGAAATGCCGACGGTCAACAAGCCACAGCTGTGGAGCCCTGACAGCCCGTTACTCTACCACTTGACCGCAACATTGAAAGATCGCCATGGACGCACACTGGACACCTTCTCACATCAGGTAGGTTTCCGATGGTTTGCCATCAATGCACAAAATCAATTTGAACTCAATGGCGCACCCCTAAAACTGATCGGTGCAAGTCGCCATCAGGATAAAGCCCCTTATGGAATTGCGGTGTCGGATGAGCAACATTTTGCGGACATGAAAATGATCAAAGACATGGGTGGCAACTTCACCCGTCTGGCACATTATCCACAAGACCCTGCTGTTCTGGATGCCTGTGACCGCTTGGGGATTATCGTTTGGCAGGAAATCCCACTGGTGGATATCATGTCGAAAAATGAAGCCTTCACTTCGTCGGCCACAAATATGCTCAAAGAAATGATTGAGCAGTATAGAAACAACCCGTCTATCGCTATTTGGGGACTGATGAACGAAGCCTGCATTCAGGTGAAATACCGCATCAAGAAAAAAGAGCCTCGTGATTTGTTCTGCCTATGGACTGCCAAATTTGGCAAGTCACTGAACAAGCTGGCCAAAGAAGAAGATCCTTCACGACTAACCGCCATGGCCTTTAATGAAGACATCAATTACGACCGCTATGGCATGTCGGGTATTGCTGACATCACAGGGTGGAACCTCTACCCAGGCTGGTACGGTGGCCAACTTAAAGGCTTCGAACATTTCATTGCCGAGCAGCACCGCCTTTTCCCACACCGTGCGCTGTTCATCTCGGAATTTGGAGCAGGCTCCGATGCCCGTATCCATGCCAACAATCCGCAGAAGTTCGACTTCTCTATGGAATATCAGCAAAAATATCTTGAGCACTACCTGAAGGTGATACAAAACACCGATTATATCATGGGTGGATCGGTTTGGAACCTTGCAGATTTCAGCTCCGCTTCCCGTCAGGAATCTATGGTGCATATCAATAATAAAGGTCTGGTGCATCTGGATCATACCCCAAAAGATGTCTACTACTTCCTTCAGGCCTGCCTGGTAAAAGACCGTCCGATTGTTCACATTGCCACTGACGACTGGGCGAACAGAACGCAGGTTACCGAAGGCGATCGTGCAAAAATTGAGGTGAAAGTGTACACCAACCAAAACCACCTGTCCTTATTTGTGAATGGCATCGACCACGGCGAACGTACGGTAAGAAACCACATTGCCCGCTGGAAAATGCAAAATAAAAGTGGCGTATATCAGTTGATCGCTGCTAAAAACCGCACCATGGATGTGGCTACCCTGAGTTTGAATAACATCCCTGCGAAGCTCAAAAAAGGTGCTCCAGTAAATATCCATATCAATGCTGGCTCATCAGTCATTTATACGGATCATGCTAAAACTACCTGGTTTGCCGATCGTGCCTACAGCGAAGGTGGCTGGGGTTTTATTGGCGGGGAACACTTCAAACAAGGCGACCGCAACGGAACCGTAGCGACGATTAAAGATACGGACGAACAACCCTTGTTTCAGACCGCAAGAATCGGGGATTTCAGCTACAAGTTTGATGTTGCCCCAGGGACTTACCAACTGGCGCTCAACTTCGCTGACCTGTCCAACTGGGGTCCACAATCAGCCTATTTGCTGAACAATCAACAAGGGCAGCAAACAAAAGTCGGGGCGATTGATGTTGAAATTAATGGCAAGGTGGTACTGAAAAATTTCACCCCCGCGCAGGTTGTGGGCGGACACCGTGCACTGGTTAAAAAACTGTTAATCCAGAATGACCAACAGCAACTGAACATCAAAATTACAGGATCCAACGGACAGGCCTTTTTGAACGGTCTGAGCCTGATTTCCAAATAA
- a CDS encoding oxidoreductase gives MPFDLENVAVQPRYVAIITGANSGIGLETAKALARKQMTVVMACRNAEKALQAISTIKTAVPEAKLTFIPLDLANFSSIEEFARKFKEEFQQLHLLINNAGVMVPPLSYTEEGFESQIGINYLGHFHLTNLLFPLLDNTPDSRVVSLSSIAHKGAKIDFNNLNAEKGYSKMKAYAQSKLACLMFALEFNRKLHKIQSGVKSVVAHPGVSPTNLMQHLPDLLLKISAPLMPMISHEPQEAAQPIIMAALDPEAIGGEYFGPTGFKEMKGPPGIVQANTNAHDQRVAEQLWEAAELYTNKKFSVITVPN, from the coding sequence ATGCCATTTGATTTAGAAAATGTCGCCGTGCAGCCCCGCTATGTGGCCATTATAACGGGCGCAAATTCAGGCATAGGCCTGGAAACCGCCAAAGCATTGGCCCGCAAGCAAATGACCGTAGTCATGGCCTGCCGCAATGCAGAAAAAGCACTTCAGGCCATCAGCACCATTAAAACAGCAGTGCCCGAGGCCAAACTGACCTTTATTCCCCTGGACCTGGCCAACTTCTCTTCCATCGAGGAATTCGCCAGAAAATTCAAGGAGGAATTTCAGCAACTCCACCTGCTGATCAACAATGCAGGCGTGATGGTCCCTCCGCTCTCTTATACCGAAGAAGGTTTTGAAAGCCAGATAGGCATTAACTATTTGGGGCATTTTCACCTGACCAACCTGCTGTTTCCGCTCCTGGACAATACCCCAGACAGTCGGGTGGTTTCTCTCAGCAGCATCGCCCATAAAGGGGCCAAAATCGATTTCAATAATCTGAATGCTGAAAAGGGCTATTCAAAAATGAAGGCCTATGCGCAAAGCAAACTCGCCTGCCTGATGTTTGCTTTGGAGTTCAACAGAAAGCTCCACAAAATTCAGAGTGGCGTGAAATCCGTGGTGGCTCACCCAGGTGTTTCCCCTACCAACCTCATGCAACATTTACCCGATTTGCTGCTCAAAATTTCTGCACCACTCATGCCCATGATCTCCCATGAACCACAGGAGGCCGCACAGCCCATCATCATGGCAGCGCTCGATCCAGAGGCGATCGGTGGAGAATATTTCGGGCCCACAGGCTTTAAAGAAATGAAGGGCCCTCCAGGAATTGTACAAGCCAATACCAATGCTCACGACCAACGGGTGGCCGAACAATTATGGGAAGCCGCCGAGCTTTATACCAACAAAAAATTCAGTGTGATTACTGTTCCAAATTAG
- a CDS encoding sulfatase — protein MKKTIYTLLSAALCLGSFHMPTAQAATHTDQVSQQKRPNILYIMSDDHAIRAISAYKSDIAKLAPTPNIDRLANEGTLFMRNYCANSLCGPSRATVLTGTHSHINGFMANDGKTHFNGNQPTIANILRKNGYQTAVIGKWHLISNPVGFDHWEILHDQGEYNNPDFITKDGTHQEKGYVTSIITKKCENWLDHRDKSKPFFLMMHHKAPHRNWVPDAKNYHLYEDIHFPVPSNYFDDYKGRVAAGKQEMSIARDMYEGHDLKMVRGIDSDSLLYDRWPQVFFGRMTKEEKQAFLDAYRERNNEFYSKKRSPKEIAIWKYERYMQEYLATIHSVDESVGEIYDYLKRNNLLDNTIVVYTSDQGFYTGEHGWFDKRWMYEESYRMPLMIRDPFIKAKGKKINALTQNIDFAPTFLDMCGVKAPEIMQGKSFLGLMDGSVSEKNWRKYLYYHFYEYPGFHSVHRHDGVSDARYKLLDFYQDGNYEMYDLKTDPTEMHNIFGKKKYAATQARLMKALQQQRDYYKVPKKLYSK, from the coding sequence ATGAAAAAAACTATTTATACGCTCTTGTCTGCGGCCTTATGCCTGGGTTCATTCCATATGCCCACCGCACAGGCAGCTACGCATACCGATCAGGTGAGTCAGCAAAAAAGACCCAACATCCTGTACATCATGTCGGATGACCACGCCATCCGCGCAATTTCCGCTTACAAATCTGATATTGCCAAACTGGCGCCAACCCCAAATATCGACCGACTGGCCAACGAAGGGACGCTCTTCATGCGTAACTACTGCGCCAACTCGCTGTGCGGACCTTCCCGTGCCACGGTACTCACTGGCACCCACTCGCATATCAACGGCTTTATGGCCAACGATGGCAAAACCCATTTCAATGGAAACCAGCCAACGATCGCCAATATCCTTCGCAAAAACGGATACCAGACAGCTGTTATCGGTAAATGGCATTTGATTTCCAACCCAGTAGGTTTTGATCATTGGGAGATTCTGCATGACCAGGGAGAGTATAACAACCCCGACTTTATTACCAAAGATGGAACACACCAGGAGAAAGGGTATGTTACAAGCATCATTACTAAAAAGTGTGAAAACTGGCTCGACCATCGCGATAAAAGCAAGCCTTTCTTCCTGATGATGCACCACAAAGCGCCACATCGCAACTGGGTGCCCGATGCCAAAAATTATCACCTGTATGAGGACATCCACTTCCCTGTTCCATCGAACTACTTCGATGATTATAAAGGAAGAGTTGCCGCTGGAAAACAGGAGATGAGCATTGCACGGGATATGTACGAAGGCCATGACTTAAAAATGGTTCGTGGCATTGACAGCGACAGCCTGCTGTATGACCGCTGGCCACAGGTATTCTTCGGACGCATGACCAAAGAAGAAAAGCAAGCATTTTTGGACGCTTACCGAGAAAGAAACAACGAGTTCTACAGCAAAAAACGCAGCCCAAAAGAAATCGCCATCTGGAAATATGAGCGATATATGCAGGAGTACCTGGCCACCATTCACTCTGTGGACGAATCCGTTGGGGAGATCTACGATTACCTGAAAAGAAACAATTTGCTCGATAATACAATCGTTGTTTATACCTCAGATCAGGGATTCTATACTGGAGAGCACGGCTGGTTCGACAAACGCTGGATGTACGAAGAATCTTACCGCATGCCATTGATGATCCGCGACCCTTTCATCAAAGCCAAAGGAAAGAAAATCAATGCACTGACACAAAACATTGACTTCGCCCCAACCTTCCTGGATATGTGTGGGGTGAAAGCACCAGAAATTATGCAGGGGAAATCATTCCTCGGACTGATGGACGGTTCCGTATCGGAGAAAAACTGGAGAAAATACCTTTACTATCACTTCTATGAGTATCCTGGTTTCCACTCTGTACACCGACATGACGGCGTAAGTGATGCACGATACAAGCTATTGGATTTCTATCAGGATGGGAACTATGAAATGTACGACCTTAAAACCGACCCTACGGAAATGCATAACATCTTCGGCAAGAAGAAATATGCTGCCACACAGGCACGCCTGATGAAGGCACTACAACAACAACGCGACTATTATAAGGTACCTAAAAAATTGTACTCAAAATAA
- the rsgA gene encoding ribosome small subunit-dependent GTPase A codes for MINHLTAWGLPTNYQNPTPEFQLARVLKAHKSNYEVVAESGIFKATLSGKLLHSTEDPSDNPQVGDWVGIMIFDEQTAFIMACHPRSSALQRASVGAFAQAQVLAANIDVVLIVQGMDHNYNLNRLERYLVQVRACAIEPLIILTKADLCSAEECTERKEAVRGIANGARVILHSMFQEDSEEINQYLSQGKTAVLVGSSGAGKSTLVNLLMGTTHMATASISASNAKGRHTTSHRELVQLQNGALLIDTPGTREFGLTDSPEGIEMTFEEISQLSGSCKFRGCTHEHEPGCAVQDALEDGRLEARRWHSYQKLHREQDHYGMDKVQRRKKDKALGKVYRSAQNDSRRRKGRS; via the coding sequence ATGATTAATCATCTCACTGCGTGGGGATTACCCACAAATTACCAGAATCCAACCCCAGAATTCCAGCTTGCCCGTGTTTTAAAAGCACATAAATCCAATTACGAGGTGGTGGCCGAATCGGGCATTTTCAAAGCCACCCTATCAGGAAAATTACTACACAGTACAGAAGACCCTTCGGATAACCCGCAGGTTGGCGACTGGGTGGGCATCATGATTTTCGATGAACAGACCGCCTTCATTATGGCCTGCCACCCCCGAAGCTCCGCTTTGCAAAGGGCAAGTGTGGGTGCTTTTGCACAGGCGCAGGTTCTGGCCGCTAATATCGATGTGGTTTTGATTGTTCAGGGCATGGATCACAATTATAATCTCAACAGGCTTGAACGTTATTTGGTGCAAGTCCGTGCCTGTGCTATTGAGCCGTTAATTATCCTGACGAAAGCCGACCTTTGTTCTGCCGAGGAATGCACAGAACGAAAAGAGGCCGTCCGTGGCATCGCCAATGGCGCAAGGGTTATCCTGCATTCGATGTTTCAGGAAGATTCTGAGGAAATCAACCAGTACCTCAGCCAAGGAAAAACGGCCGTTCTGGTCGGTTCATCAGGCGCAGGAAAATCCACTTTGGTCAACCTGTTGATGGGCACAACTCATATGGCTACGGCAAGCATCAGCGCATCCAATGCCAAGGGTCGCCATACCACCTCACACCGCGAGCTGGTTCAACTTCAAAATGGTGCTTTGCTCATCGATACCCCAGGAACAAGGGAATTTGGATTGACCGACAGCCCAGAGGGAATTGAAATGACTTTCGAAGAGATTTCACAACTCAGCGGAAGCTGTAAATTCAGGGGCTGCACCCACGAACATGAACCTGGCTGTGCCGTGCAGGACGCGCTGGAAGACGGCCGACTGGAAGCGAGAAGGTGGCACAGTTACCAAAAGCTACACCGTGAACAGGACCATTACGGTATGGATAAAGTACAAAGACGCAAAAAGGACAAGGCCCTCGGAAAAGTCTATCGTTCAGCACAAAACGACAGCCGACGCCGAAAGGGGCGATCTTAG